Proteins encoded within one genomic window of Candidatus Binatia bacterium:
- a CDS encoding energy transducer TonB, which yields MTAATLHLDLAQCHTRTRRTMTASVVLHALLFLWIATIKSSAIETPPITEITMLSAGDLATIDAGPAEAAPRVAPRPGLAPRKVEVDQRFERSADRADITLDPQSPTSIADQLSARLSRMTQEERPAVPGTVIAPPSAVFGSGPVTAKGMGMGVPVALSRGGALGGAGALPLSRGGGGGAGTAPATLPAVKTVASAPAQVGDATARRTIAGASVAGPIADRAVLQTVVPEYPEWAKKEAVEGSVTLYFVVRSDGTVKENVVIQKTAGFGDFDENARTALRGWLFEPLRGGRTGEQWGTITFHFRLRDAG from the coding sequence ATGACCGCCGCGACCCTCCATCTCGATCTCGCCCAGTGCCACACGCGCACGCGCCGCACCATGACCGCGAGCGTCGTGCTGCACGCGCTCCTCTTCCTCTGGATCGCGACGATCAAGTCCTCGGCGATCGAGACGCCCCCGATCACCGAGATCACGATGCTCTCGGCCGGCGACCTGGCGACGATCGACGCAGGACCCGCGGAGGCGGCGCCGCGCGTCGCGCCGCGGCCGGGACTCGCGCCTCGGAAAGTCGAGGTGGACCAGCGTTTCGAGCGCAGCGCCGACCGTGCCGACATCACGCTCGACCCGCAGAGCCCGACCTCGATCGCGGACCAGCTCTCGGCGCGCCTCTCCCGGATGACCCAGGAGGAGCGGCCCGCCGTGCCCGGCACGGTGATCGCCCCGCCGAGCGCGGTCTTCGGCAGCGGCCCCGTGACCGCGAAGGGCATGGGAATGGGGGTGCCGGTGGCGCTCTCCCGGGGCGGCGCCCTGGGCGGCGCGGGCGCGCTTCCCTTGAGCCGCGGCGGGGGCGGCGGCGCCGGAACGGCGCCGGCCACGCTTCCCGCGGTGAAGACCGTCGCATCGGCTCCGGCGCAGGTGGGCGACGCCACGGCGCGCCGCACCATCGCGGGCGCCTCGGTGGCGGGACCGATCGCCGACCGGGCGGTGCTCCAGACGGTCGTGCCGGAATATCCGGAATGGGCCAAGAAGGAAGCGGTCGAGGGGTCGGTGACGCTCTACTTCGTGGTGCGCTCCGACGGCACCGTGAAGGAGAACGTCGTGATCCAGAAGACGGCCGGCTTCGGCGACTTCGACGAAAACGCGCGCACCGCGCTCCGGGGCTGGCTCTTCGAGCCGCTTCGCGGCGGACGGACGGGCGAACAGTGGGGCACGATCACCTTCCACTTCCGGCTTCGCGACGCCGGCTGA
- a CDS encoding biopolymer transporter ExbD: MRSFTPRQTLITKVNVTPIIDVALVLVIILLVTAPMLAVSDLPVNLPQAQTRESEDERNLSITLSSSGELALDETRVTKETLVAAIRDRLQQKGNDNVLVVVRADEDAPYSVVKELLADAREAGAARIALATRQKTETVR, encoded by the coding sequence ATGCGGAGCTTCACGCCGCGGCAGACGCTGATCACCAAGGTCAACGTCACGCCGATCATCGACGTCGCGCTGGTGCTCGTGATCATCCTCTTGGTCACGGCTCCGATGCTGGCCGTCTCCGACCTGCCGGTGAACCTGCCGCAGGCCCAGACGCGCGAGTCGGAAGACGAGCGCAACCTGAGCATCACGCTGTCCTCGTCGGGCGAGCTGGCCCTGGACGAGACGCGCGTCACGAAGGAGACGCTGGTCGCGGCGATCCGCGATCGCCTGCAACAGAAAGGGAACGACAACGTGCTCGTGGTGGTGCGCGCCGACGAGGACGCGCCCTACTCGGTGGTGAAGGAGCTCCTGGCCGACGCCCGGGAGGCCGGCGCGGCGCGGATCGCGCTCGCGACCCGCCAGAAGACGGAGACCGTCCGATGA
- a CDS encoding biopolymer transporter ExbD has protein sequence MAGRRWRMRNPESIFEPNMTPLIDVCLVLVVILMVATPMAFQSSIGVQNAAKAGKAAAIAAKSERVEISIVSADTVTVNRTTVVRKDLPLLLKPLLQLSSTKAVIVHCADNVSNGAFVGVLDEAKQCGAAQIAVVGG, from the coding sequence ATGGCCGGTCGCCGATGGCGCATGCGCAATCCGGAGTCGATCTTCGAGCCGAACATGACTCCGCTCATCGACGTTTGCCTGGTGCTCGTCGTGATCCTGATGGTCGCCACGCCGATGGCGTTCCAGTCGAGCATCGGCGTGCAGAACGCGGCCAAGGCGGGCAAGGCGGCGGCGATCGCGGCCAAGTCGGAGCGGGTGGAGATCTCCATCGTCTCCGCGGACACGGTGACGGTGAACCGGACCACGGTGGTCCGCAAGGACCTGCCGCTCCTGTTGAAGCCGCTGCTGCAGCTGAGCTCCACGAAGGCGGTCATCGTCCACTGCGCGGACAACGTGTCCAATGGAGCGTTCGTGGGCGTTCTCGATGAGGCCAAGCAGTGCGGGGCCGCGCAGATCGCGGTCGTGGGAGGGTGA
- a CDS encoding MotA/TolQ/ExbB proton channel family protein encodes MFENFDWIQAMRTSPVMVVILFCSVLTAGFALERALYYWKRRGNPDALLASALVAVRSGNREEAVRVLTSNPHPMGPVAAELVKNLDQPEGVIEEKMHIALSEQRMQLDRNLGFIGTMGNTAPLIGLLGTVWGIMRAFHDMARTGSAGPSVVAAGVAEALFTTAAGLCVAVPAVIVYNHFVRRMGVMLTVAENNARTIRMNAGSSTHQAHRAA; translated from the coding sequence ATGTTCGAGAATTTCGACTGGATCCAGGCCATGCGGACGAGTCCCGTGATGGTCGTCATCCTCTTCTGCAGCGTGCTCACCGCGGGCTTCGCGCTGGAGCGCGCGCTCTACTACTGGAAGCGGCGCGGCAACCCCGACGCCCTGCTCGCGTCGGCGCTGGTCGCCGTGCGTTCGGGCAACCGCGAAGAAGCGGTCCGGGTGCTCACGTCGAATCCGCATCCGATGGGCCCGGTCGCGGCGGAGCTGGTGAAGAACCTCGACCAGCCCGAGGGCGTGATCGAGGAGAAGATGCACATCGCCCTGAGCGAGCAGCGGATGCAGCTGGACCGGAATCTGGGCTTCATCGGAACGATGGGCAACACCGCACCCCTGATCGGCCTCCTCGGAACGGTGTGGGGCATCATGCGCGCGTTCCACGACATGGCGCGGACCGGATCGGCCGGACCGTCCGTGGTCGCGGCTGGCGTGGCCGAGGCGCTCTTCACGACGGCGGCGGGACTCTGCGTCGCGGTGCCGGCGGTGATCGTCTACAACCATTTCGTTCGCCGGATGGGCGTCATGCTGACCGTGGCCGAGAACAACGCCCGTACGATCCGCATGAACGCCGGCTCCTCCACGCACCAGGCCCACCGGGCCGCTTAG